A region of Sphingobium baderi DNA encodes the following proteins:
- a CDS encoding cupin domain-containing protein: MPRFNLTAIAQTNATGYPAPHAAAVRGRWVRRLGPALGLADFGVSHVTLKPGAASSHRHWHEDEDEFIVMLAGQAVLMEEGCRTLMRAGDMAAFPKGEPNGHQLLNESEADCEFLAFGRVPLGDAHYPDIDLHWSAGCYHHKDGSRY; this comes from the coding sequence ATGCCCCGGTTCAATCTCACTGCTATCGCGCAGACCAATGCGACGGGCTACCCTGCGCCTCATGCAGCGGCGGTCCGCGGCCGATGGGTCCGCCGCTTGGGGCCTGCTCTGGGCCTCGCCGATTTTGGCGTCAGTCATGTGACACTGAAGCCGGGGGCAGCTTCTTCCCACCGACACTGGCATGAAGATGAGGATGAATTTATCGTGATGCTGGCAGGACAGGCGGTGTTGATGGAGGAAGGTTGCCGGACGCTGATGCGGGCTGGCGACATGGCGGCCTTTCCCAAGGGCGAGCCCAATGGGCATCAGCTGCTGAACGAGAGCGAGGCGGACTGTGAATTTCTGGCTTTTGGCCGCGTTCCCCTAGGCGACGCCCACTATCCCGACATCGACCTGCATTGGTCGGCAGGCTGCTATCACCACAAGGACGGAAGCCGCTATTGA
- a CDS encoding nicotinate-nucleotide adenylyltransferase, whose amino-acid sequence MARIGLLGGSFNPAHGGHRAISLFAAQALGLDEIWWLVSPGNPLKPRAGMAPLPARLARARAMARRAPIRATAVERELHTRYTVDTLRAIRQRYPRHRFIWLMGGDNLAQFAQWKDWRGIARQMPIAVIARPGYDEAAYGSKAMAWLRRFVRPVRQSADWTDWRPPALVLLRFRPDPRSATLLRQADPLWHREYEHTRVRDPLTRRMIV is encoded by the coding sequence ATGGCACGCATCGGCCTTCTTGGCGGCTCCTTCAATCCGGCGCATGGGGGGCACCGCGCCATATCCCTGTTCGCGGCGCAGGCGCTGGGGCTGGATGAAATATGGTGGCTGGTGTCGCCAGGCAATCCGCTGAAACCGCGAGCGGGGATGGCGCCCCTGCCCGCCCGCCTCGCGCGGGCGCGAGCGATGGCGCGGCGGGCGCCGATTCGGGCCACCGCGGTCGAGCGCGAACTTCATACCCGCTATACCGTCGATACGCTGCGCGCGATCCGGCAGCGTTATCCGCGCCATCGCTTCATCTGGCTGATGGGCGGGGACAATCTGGCGCAGTTCGCCCAATGGAAGGACTGGCGCGGCATTGCGCGGCAAATGCCCATTGCCGTGATCGCGCGTCCGGGCTATGATGAAGCCGCTTATGGCTCTAAGGCCATGGCTTGGCTGCGGCGTTTCGTCCGGCCCGTGCGCCAGAGTGCAGACTGGACGGATTGGAGACCGCCGGCGCTTGTGCTGTTGCGCTTTCGCCCTGATCCAAGATCGGCGACCCTGCTTAGGCAGGCGGACCCTCTCTGGCATCGCGAATATGAACACACGCGTGTGCGCGACCCGCTCACGCGCCGGATGATTGTCTGA
- the rmuC gene encoding DNA recombination protein RmuC produces MDSMPILITVIALLAGLGVGWLLRGKAAAGLGAERTDLAAKLEVASEQRNRAIAELAAMQERVAAAERLDAERVAQAAALEQRLDATREAREAAARELAALQSDAHARAEAFEAQIAALKEAKEQLSAQFSEIGGKLLHQAQSQFLERADQRLTQAHEKSEAQLKTLLSPVETTLKRYEEGLARVEKERVGSYAELREAVQQVQLGQGQVREETAKLVNALRAAPKTRGRWGEQQFKNLIETAGLSPFVDFREEVSVTVEEGRLRPDFIIRLPGDQQLVVDVKCSLEAYLNAVEQVDPAARERYMTDHARAVRTHADALGRKAYWEQFDKAPDFVIMYVPGDNFVTAALEADMDLWERAAKNRVIICGPATFLPLARTLAGHWRQARMQDQARQVGQLGKELYERLAVAATHLKRLGSGLNGAVSNYNSFIGSFESRVLSTGRKFRDLDIETGGKEIEAMEPLDVTARDSQAEESIRMFPSKNP; encoded by the coding sequence ATGGACAGCATGCCAATTCTGATTACCGTCATTGCATTGCTCGCAGGACTGGGTGTCGGCTGGCTGTTGCGCGGCAAGGCGGCTGCGGGGTTGGGCGCGGAGCGGACGGACCTCGCGGCGAAGCTGGAGGTGGCGAGCGAGCAGCGCAACCGGGCTATTGCCGAACTGGCCGCGATGCAGGAACGGGTGGCGGCTGCCGAACGGCTCGACGCAGAGCGGGTGGCGCAGGCGGCGGCTCTGGAACAGCGGCTGGATGCGACGCGCGAAGCGCGGGAGGCAGCGGCGCGGGAACTGGCGGCGCTGCAATCCGACGCGCATGCGCGGGCAGAGGCGTTCGAAGCGCAGATCGCGGCGCTCAAAGAGGCCAAGGAACAGCTTTCCGCGCAATTCAGCGAAATTGGCGGCAAGCTGCTGCATCAGGCGCAAAGCCAGTTCCTCGAACGCGCCGACCAGCGGCTGACCCAGGCGCATGAAAAGAGCGAGGCGCAATTGAAGACCCTGCTCTCGCCGGTCGAAACAACCCTCAAACGCTATGAGGAAGGGCTGGCGCGGGTCGAAAAGGAGCGCGTGGGTAGCTATGCCGAACTGCGCGAGGCCGTGCAACAGGTGCAACTTGGACAGGGGCAGGTGCGCGAAGAAACGGCCAAGCTCGTGAATGCCTTGCGCGCTGCGCCCAAGACGCGGGGTCGCTGGGGCGAGCAGCAGTTCAAGAACCTGATCGAAACGGCGGGCCTTTCCCCCTTCGTCGACTTTCGCGAGGAAGTGTCGGTCACGGTCGAGGAAGGGCGGCTGCGGCCCGATTTCATCATCCGCCTCCCCGGTGACCAGCAGCTTGTCGTGGACGTGAAATGTTCGCTGGAAGCCTATCTCAACGCAGTGGAGCAGGTCGATCCGGCGGCGCGCGAGCGCTATATGACCGACCATGCGCGCGCGGTGCGGACTCATGCCGACGCGCTGGGGCGCAAGGCCTATTGGGAGCAGTTCGACAAGGCGCCCGACTTCGTCATCATGTATGTGCCGGGCGACAATTTCGTCACCGCCGCGCTGGAGGCGGACATGGACCTGTGGGAGCGCGCCGCCAAGAACCGAGTCATCATCTGCGGCCCCGCGACCTTCCTGCCGCTGGCTCGCACGCTGGCTGGCCATTGGCGACAGGCGCGGATGCAGGACCAGGCGCGGCAGGTCGGTCAACTCGGCAAGGAACTTTACGAGCGGCTGGCGGTGGCGGCGACGCACCTCAAGCGGCTCGGTTCTGGCCTCAACGGCGCCGTCTCCAACTATAATAGCTTCATCGGCAGTTTCGAGAGCCGCGTCCTTTCCACCGGCCGGAAGTTCCGCGACCTCGACATCGAAACTGGGGGCAAGGAGATAGAGGCGATGGAACCGCTCGACGTGACAGCGCGCGATTCACAGGCCGAAGAAAGTATTCGAATGTTTCCGTCAAAAAACCCTTAA
- a CDS encoding aminotransferase, protein MTDPAAALGHPLFRDMPTTIFEKMSIRARETGAINLGQGFPDGPGPHEVLEAAAHALLNRSNQYPPMMGLPELRAAIAAHYGVHQGLDLRPEEVIVTSGATEALAASLMALVTPGDEVLVLAPLYDSYVPLIERAGGVAKVITLTPPEWRITQEALAAAASDRTRLILLNNPTNPTAVVMREAELALLARFCVERDLIAICDEVWEHVIFDGARYQSLMAFPGMRERTVKIGSAGKIFSLTGWKVGWMCAAPALAALLARAHQFLTFTTAPNLQWAVAEGLGKPAQWFAQMRDDYQASRDRLAEGLEAAGYAVQPSAATWFLSIDLPASGIAMDDVTFCERIIDEAGVAAIPVSAFFPDGAVTSLVRLCFSKADGVIDAAVDRLARFRQSLLAESGTAR, encoded by the coding sequence ATGACTGATCCTGCCGCCGCGCTCGGCCATCCCCTGTTCCGGGATATGCCGACCACCATTTTTGAGAAGATGTCGATCCGTGCCCGCGAAACCGGCGCGATCAATCTGGGTCAGGGCTTTCCCGACGGGCCGGGGCCGCATGAGGTGCTGGAAGCGGCCGCCCACGCGCTGCTCAATCGCTCCAACCAATATCCGCCCATGATGGGCCTTCCCGAACTGCGCGCAGCCATCGCGGCGCATTATGGCGTGCATCAGGGGCTGGATCTGCGCCCGGAAGAGGTGATCGTCACCTCCGGCGCCACGGAAGCGCTGGCGGCCAGCTTGATGGCGCTGGTGACGCCGGGCGACGAAGTGCTGGTGCTAGCGCCGCTATACGATTCCTACGTCCCCCTGATTGAGCGAGCGGGGGGCGTGGCGAAGGTCATCACGCTCACCCCGCCGGAATGGCGCATCACACAGGAGGCGCTCGCGGCTGCGGCGAGCGATCGCACGCGCCTCATCCTGCTCAACAACCCAACCAACCCCACCGCCGTGGTGATGCGCGAGGCGGAACTGGCGCTGCTGGCGCGCTTCTGCGTGGAGCGCGACCTGATCGCAATCTGCGACGAGGTGTGGGAGCATGTGATCTTCGACGGCGCCAGATACCAGTCGCTGATGGCGTTTCCGGGGATGCGGGAGCGCACGGTCAAGATCGGATCGGCGGGCAAGATCTTCTCGCTCACCGGCTGGAAAGTGGGCTGGATGTGCGCCGCGCCCGCATTGGCGGCCCTGCTGGCCCGGGCGCATCAGTTCCTCACCTTCACCACCGCGCCCAATCTGCAATGGGCGGTGGCCGAAGGGCTGGGCAAGCCCGCGCAATGGTTCGCGCAGATGCGGGACGATTATCAGGCATCACGCGACCGGCTGGCCGAAGGGCTGGAGGCGGCGGGCTATGCCGTGCAACCGAGCGCGGCGACATGGTTCCTGTCCATCGACCTGCCTGCTTCAGGCATCGCCATGGACGATGTGACCTTCTGCGAGCGGATCATCGATGAGGCAGGCGTCGCGGCTATCCCAGTTTCCGCCTTCTTTCCCGACGGCGCGGTGACGAGCCTGGTACGACTGTGCTTTTCCAAGGCCGACGGCGTGATCGACGCGGCGGTGGACCGGCTGGCGCGCTTTCGTCAAAGCCTGCTTGCGGAGAGCGGGACGGCCCGCTAA
- the rsfS gene encoding ribosome silencing factor: MSRPQPANDTVHDADSVAALHDLVLKSLDDDQAQETISIPLQGKSSIADHMVIASGRSSRQVASMAQKLAERIKQATGRSARIEGLPVADWVLIDAGDVIVHLFRPEVRSFYNLERMWGFVDAPTAGTA, translated from the coding sequence TTGTCCAGACCCCAGCCCGCCAACGACACGGTGCATGATGCCGATAGCGTTGCCGCCCTGCACGACCTTGTCCTCAAGTCGCTTGACGACGACCAGGCGCAGGAAACCATCTCCATCCCTCTTCAGGGCAAGAGCAGCATTGCCGACCATATGGTGATCGCGAGCGGGCGTTCGTCCCGTCAGGTCGCGTCGATGGCGCAGAAGCTCGCCGAGCGGATCAAGCAGGCCACGGGCCGCTCCGCGCGGATCGAGGGGCTGCCGGTCGCCGACTGGGTGCTGATCGACGCGGGCGACGTGATCGTCCACCTGTTCCGGCCGGAAGTACGCAGCTTCTACAATCTGGAACGGATGTGGGGCTTCGTCGACGCGCCGACCGCCGGGACGGCGTAA
- a CDS encoding S66 peptidase family protein, producing the protein MIAFDRRALMAAMGGALIAARAPAASHAPAASLVKPPRLRPGDTVGLIEPAGFTDDAFDLDLVKEAITAMGLKPKAAPHLAERHGYLAGRDADRAADVNAFYADPEVRAIFAVRGGWGCARILPFLDFSMIRAHPKLLIGFSDITALHLAFAARAGFTTIHGPNASASWPAFSWDAFRAIAFDGATPTLVNPVGREDRLVQRIGRIRTFRSGKASGRLLGGNLTVLAALMGTPWLPDFTGAILFLEDTNEAPYRIDRMLTQLALGGVLGKLAGVVFGQCTGCAADGPSYGGFTLSEVLQQHFEPLDIPAFQGAQFGHVASQFSLPVGVRAEIDANLGSIRLLEPAVA; encoded by the coding sequence ATGATCGCTTTTGACCGCCGCGCTTTGATGGCCGCCATGGGCGGCGCGCTCATCGCGGCCAGGGCGCCGGCCGCTTCCCATGCCCCTGCGGCATCCCTTGTGAAACCGCCGCGCCTGCGCCCCGGCGATACGGTGGGGCTGATCGAACCGGCGGGCTTTACCGACGACGCCTTCGATCTCGACCTGGTCAAGGAAGCGATCACCGCCATGGGCCTCAAGCCCAAAGCTGCGCCCCATCTGGCCGAACGCCATGGCTATCTGGCGGGCAGGGATGCGGACCGGGCCGCGGATGTGAACGCATTCTATGCCGATCCGGAAGTGCGCGCCATCTTCGCCGTGCGCGGCGGCTGGGGCTGCGCGCGCATCCTGCCCTTCCTCGATTTCAGCATGATCCGCGCCCATCCCAAGCTGCTGATCGGGTTCAGCGACATCACGGCGCTGCATCTCGCCTTCGCCGCGCGGGCTGGCTTTACCACCATCCACGGCCCCAATGCCTCGGCCAGCTGGCCGGCCTTTTCCTGGGACGCCTTCCGCGCCATCGCCTTTGATGGCGCGACGCCCACGCTGGTCAATCCGGTGGGCAGGGAGGATCGCCTGGTCCAGCGCATCGGCCGCATCCGGACCTTCCGCTCCGGCAAGGCCAGCGGGCGGTTACTGGGTGGCAACCTCACCGTGCTGGCGGCGCTGATGGGAACGCCCTGGCTGCCCGATTTCACCGGTGCGATCCTTTTCCTCGAAGACACCAACGAAGCGCCCTATCGCATCGACCGGATGCTCACCCAATTGGCGCTGGGCGGGGTGCTGGGGAAGCTGGCGGGCGTGGTTTTCGGCCAGTGCACCGGCTGCGCCGCCGATGGCCCCTCCTATGGCGGCTTTACCCTGTCGGAAGTGTTGCAGCAGCATTTTGAGCCGTTGGATATTCCTGCCTTTCAAGGCGCGCAATTCGGCCATGTCGCCAGCCAGTTCAGCCTGCCGGTCGGCGTGCGCGCGGAAATCGACGCGAATTTGGGCAGCATCCGCCTGCTGGAACCAGCCGTGGCCTGA
- a CDS encoding putative bifunctional diguanylate cyclase/phosphodiesterase, producing MQGVTMTSRATAFACAAGAVVFILSLLLGPGQDRQIADIGRSLIIAILCGTLSWASARRTVATIAAALDRATDRLLAAAHGDLQSPVPPEATKELPDLSVAMESLFSQVRTNLDHVQALALFDQVTGLANRTSFCRQVERLLIERRDAGTAALFFIDLDGFKNVNDTLGHAAGDQLLARVAGRLREVVMAQVGAGVGDAVIGRLAGDEFTLFFPSLPGRDAAAKVARSVQFALGERFDLGSQHVDLGASIGIACCPDHADTLPGLLRAADIAMYHAKDEGRGRTEMFTAELALKAADRAELERDLLRALEREEFLLEFQPQIESLSGRAVAAEALVRWAHPERDLVMPGLFVPIAEESGVIVALGDWVMDRVCETAARWARAGIAHRIAINISSRELEQADFFLRLRHAMATHATPPVMLELEISESLAMDMEARLLDQLGALRREGVRVAIDGFGTGYSNLSRLKDLPVDRIKIDRSLVRDIAISAEARTICTAIVGLLQGLGLEVVVEGVENQAQMDMLRVIGCTLFQGYHFDPPMRELAYIGRYAPQPSLDQRDIG from the coding sequence ATGCAGGGCGTTACAATGACGAGTCGCGCCACCGCCTTTGCTTGTGCCGCGGGCGCGGTGGTTTTCATTCTTTCGTTGCTGCTGGGACCGGGGCAGGATCGGCAGATCGCCGACATCGGTCGTTCGCTCATCATCGCCATATTGTGCGGCACGTTGAGCTGGGCTTCAGCGCGTCGCACCGTCGCGACCATAGCCGCCGCGCTCGACCGCGCGACCGACCGCTTGCTCGCCGCCGCGCATGGCGATCTGCAATCGCCCGTGCCGCCTGAAGCGACCAAGGAACTGCCCGACCTTTCGGTGGCGATGGAAAGTCTGTTCAGCCAGGTCCGCACCAATCTCGACCATGTGCAGGCGCTGGCGCTGTTCGATCAGGTGACGGGCCTTGCCAATCGCACCAGCTTTTGCCGGCAGGTGGAGCGCCTGCTGATCGAGCGGCGGGACGCGGGCACCGCCGCGCTGTTCTTCATTGATCTCGATGGCTTCAAGAATGTGAATGACACGCTGGGCCATGCCGCGGGCGACCAGTTGCTGGCGCGCGTCGCGGGGCGGCTGCGCGAAGTGGTGATGGCGCAGGTCGGCGCGGGCGTCGGCGATGCGGTGATCGGTCGTCTGGCGGGCGATGAATTCACCCTGTTCTTCCCCAGCCTCCCCGGCCGCGACGCGGCGGCCAAGGTCGCGCGCTCGGTTCAGTTCGCGCTGGGCGAGCGGTTCGACCTTGGCAGCCAGCATGTCGATCTGGGCGCTTCCATCGGCATCGCCTGCTGCCCCGATCATGCCGATACCCTGCCGGGCCTGCTGCGCGCGGCCGACATCGCCATGTATCATGCAAAGGATGAAGGGCGCGGGCGGACCGAGATGTTCACCGCCGAACTGGCGCTGAAGGCGGCGGACCGGGCCGAACTGGAGCGCGACCTGCTCCGCGCGTTGGAGCGGGAGGAGTTCCTGCTGGAATTTCAGCCGCAGATCGAAAGCCTGAGCGGCCGGGCGGTCGCGGCCGAGGCACTGGTCCGCTGGGCCCATCCCGAGCGCGATCTCGTCATGCCCGGACTATTTGTGCCGATCGCGGAGGAAAGCGGGGTTATCGTCGCGCTGGGCGACTGGGTGATGGACCGGGTCTGCGAAACCGCAGCGCGCTGGGCGCGGGCGGGCATCGCGCACCGCATCGCGATCAACATCTCCAGCCGCGAACTGGAGCAGGCCGATTTCTTCCTGCGCCTGCGGCATGCCATGGCGACACATGCCACGCCGCCCGTCATGCTGGAACTGGAGATCAGTGAATCGTTGGCGATGGATATGGAAGCGCGCCTGCTCGACCAGCTAGGCGCGCTGCGCCGCGAGGGCGTGCGCGTGGCGATCGACGGTTTCGGCACCGGCTATTCCAACCTGTCGCGGCTCAAGGACTTGCCGGTAGACCGGATCAAGATCGACCGCAGCCTGGTGCGCGACATCGCCATATCGGCGGAGGCGCGGACGATATGCACCGCCATTGTCGGTCTGCTCCAGGGACTTGGCCTTGAAGTGGTGGTCGAGGGGGTCGAAAATCAGGCGCAGATGGACATGCTGCGCGTTATCGGCTGCACTCTGTTCCAGGGCTATCATTTCGACCCGCCAATGCGGGAGCTGGCCTATATCGGCCGTTACGCGCCGCAGCCTTCGCTGGACCAGCGCGACATAGGTTGA
- a CDS encoding 23S rRNA (pseudouridine(1915)-N(3))-methyltransferase RlmH, with amino-acid sequence MLLHIIARGKIGRSAEGELVERYMKRLTMPHKITEMPDRGGKLPSAPPGAVTVMLDEKGRQLSSMDFARRIEGWRDAGTRECRFLIGAADGFDDAERAGADLLIAFGAMTWPHMMARAMLAEQLWRACSILAGHPYHREG; translated from the coding sequence ATGCTGCTCCACATCATCGCGCGCGGAAAGATCGGGCGCTCGGCCGAAGGGGAACTGGTCGAGCGCTATATGAAACGGCTGACCATGCCGCATAAAATCACCGAAATGCCTGATCGGGGCGGCAAGCTGCCCTCCGCCCCGCCCGGCGCCGTCACGGTGATGCTGGACGAAAAGGGCAGGCAGCTTTCCTCCATGGATTTTGCGAGGCGCATCGAGGGATGGCGCGACGCGGGGACGCGGGAGTGCCGCTTCCTGATCGGCGCGGCTGACGGCTTCGACGATGCGGAGCGGGCGGGCGCCGACCTGCTGATCGCCTTTGGCGCGATGACATGGCCGCACATGATGGCGCGGGCGATGCTGGCCGAACAGCTCTGGCGGGCGTGCAGCATATTGGCGGGCCACCCCTATCATCGCGAGGGATGA
- the dapE gene encoding succinyl-diaminopimelate desuccinylase — MSMTSTNADAVALTERLIACQSVTPATGDVFAALEEMLRPLGFTIDRFTVGEAPDGPVENLLAWRTTGPGPHFAFAGHLDVVPPGPGWTSDPFTPQVRGELLYGRGAVDMKGAIAAFVAALHGLPDDLPGTISLIITGDEEGPAVYGTLALMERMAARELRPDMCLVGEPTSTARLGDVVKIGRRGSVNMWIRVAGTQGHVAYPHLADNPIPKLVRILSAIEAEVLDEGTDWFQPSNIEITDLEVGNAAHNVIPGAATARISIRFNDRHSGASLIDRIRTLAAADGGTVEAKISGEPFLTQPGALSELVTDAIREVTGLDAELSTTGGTSDARFLSRLCPVVEFGLNNATMHKLDEAVSVTDLQDLATIYGLIVRRALAG, encoded by the coding sequence ATGAGCATGACCAGCACCAATGCCGACGCGGTGGCCTTGACCGAGCGTCTGATCGCCTGCCAATCCGTAACCCCCGCGACCGGCGATGTGTTCGCGGCACTGGAAGAGATGCTGCGGCCGCTGGGGTTCACCATCGACCGCTTCACCGTGGGCGAAGCGCCCGACGGACCGGTCGAAAACCTGCTGGCATGGCGGACCACCGGGCCGGGACCGCACTTCGCCTTTGCCGGCCATCTGGACGTGGTGCCGCCGGGCCCTGGCTGGACCAGCGACCCCTTCACGCCGCAGGTGCGGGGCGAGTTGCTCTATGGACGGGGCGCGGTGGACATGAAGGGCGCGATCGCGGCCTTCGTCGCGGCGCTGCACGGCCTGCCCGACGATCTGCCCGGTACGATCAGCCTCATCATCACGGGGGATGAGGAAGGCCCGGCGGTTTACGGCACGCTGGCGCTGATGGAGCGGATGGCCGCGCGGGAATTGCGGCCTGACATGTGCCTCGTGGGCGAGCCGACCTCCACCGCCCGGCTGGGCGACGTAGTGAAGATCGGGCGGCGCGGATCGGTCAATATGTGGATTCGCGTGGCGGGCACGCAGGGGCATGTCGCCTATCCCCATCTCGCCGACAATCCGATCCCGAAGCTGGTCCGCATCCTGTCCGCCATAGAGGCGGAGGTGCTGGACGAAGGGACCGACTGGTTCCAGCCCAGCAATATCGAGATCACCGATCTGGAAGTCGGCAATGCCGCGCATAATGTGATCCCCGGCGCGGCAACAGCTCGCATCTCCATCCGCTTCAACGACCGGCACAGCGGCGCGTCCCTGATCGATCGGATCAGGACACTCGCCGCGGCCGATGGCGGCACGGTGGAAGCGAAGATCAGCGGCGAGCCCTTCCTGACGCAGCCGGGGGCATTGTCGGAGCTGGTGACGGATGCCATCCGCGAAGTGACCGGGCTGGATGCGGAGCTTTCGACGACCGGGGGCACCTCCGATGCGCGCTTTCTTTCGCGTCTGTGCCCGGTGGTGGAATTCGGCCTCAATAACGCCACGATGCACAAGCTGGACGAGGCCGTCAGCGTGACGGATCTTCAGGATCTCGCGACCATCTATGGATTGATCGTCCGCCGGGCGCTGGCGGGGTAA
- the arsC gene encoding arsenate reductase (glutaredoxin) (This arsenate reductase requires both glutathione and glutaredoxin to convert arsenate to arsenite, after which the efflux transporter formed by ArsA and ArsB can extrude the arsenite from the cell, providing resistance.) — protein MKATIWHNPRCSKSRQALAILEAKSGLEIEVVEYLKAPPTRSEIEAVLKKAGIAPSQAIRKGEAVAQEIGLDTNDNMAVLDAMAAYPILIERPIIITEKGVVIARPPEKAHDIL, from the coding sequence ATGAAGGCCACCATCTGGCACAATCCCCGCTGCTCCAAATCGCGGCAGGCTCTGGCGATCCTGGAGGCGAAGTCCGGCTTGGAGATCGAGGTCGTCGAATACCTCAAGGCGCCCCCGACCCGTTCGGAAATCGAAGCGGTGCTGAAAAAAGCAGGCATTGCGCCTTCTCAAGCCATTCGCAAGGGCGAAGCCGTGGCGCAGGAAATCGGCCTCGATACGAACGACAACATGGCTGTGCTGGACGCCATGGCCGCTTACCCGATCCTGATCGAACGCCCCATCATCATCACCGAAAAAGGCGTCGTCATCGCCCGTCCGCCGGAAAAAGCGCACGACATTCTCTGA
- a CDS encoding murein hydrolase activator EnvC family protein, giving the protein MAAAALMSGAALAATRLPAADDGAIILPGTAGTTLEQEQAALKAARRQSDEARSRSQRMEQQATMARDEADQARRRAAAMAARIQESEADIQAAQARIAIIARLQRAQAARLAVRQEPVVKLTAALQMIARRPLALTLVQPGSITDAVHMRAVLDNVLPAIRERTAGLRAELDRSRALRATAQQAADALARGRTELKQRQATLEQLEAQKRLAARDYRSNAGLESERALALGERARDIVDLMDKLEEAGDLRDRLARLSGPIMRPARPDQTQAPAPQQARANSSPPPYRLPVIGQLVTGMGEVSDSGVRSRGLTIAAQPGAQAVAPTAGRVAFAGPYRGYGQILIIDHGQGWTTLITGLHRVTAPVGEAVRQGDPVGVAGAGRPMITIELRRNGRPVDIVPLAGLG; this is encoded by the coding sequence ATGGCCGCGGCGGCGCTGATGAGCGGCGCGGCGTTGGCGGCCACGCGCCTGCCGGCGGCGGACGACGGCGCGATCATCCTCCCCGGCACGGCCGGCACGACGCTGGAGCAGGAACAGGCCGCGCTCAAGGCGGCGCGGCGGCAGTCGGACGAGGCCCGCAGCCGCTCGCAGCGGATGGAACAACAAGCGACCATGGCCCGCGACGAGGCGGACCAGGCCCGTCGCCGCGCCGCCGCCATGGCCGCGCGGATACAGGAATCGGAGGCGGATATTCAGGCGGCGCAGGCGCGCATCGCCATCATCGCCCGGCTGCAACGAGCGCAGGCGGCACGGCTGGCGGTGCGGCAGGAGCCGGTGGTGAAATTGACCGCCGCCCTCCAGATGATAGCCCGGCGGCCGCTGGCGCTGACGCTGGTGCAGCCCGGATCGATCACTGACGCGGTCCATATGCGCGCTGTGCTGGACAATGTGCTGCCCGCGATCCGCGAACGAACGGCGGGGCTGCGCGCCGAACTGGACCGCAGCCGGGCGCTGCGTGCAACGGCGCAGCAGGCGGCGGACGCGCTGGCGCGGGGCCGGACGGAACTGAAACAGCGTCAGGCGACGCTGGAACAGCTGGAGGCGCAGAAAAGGCTGGCGGCGCGGGATTATCGTTCCAACGCCGGGCTGGAAAGCGAACGGGCGCTAGCGCTGGGCGAAAGGGCGCGCGACATTGTCGACCTGATGGACAAGCTGGAGGAAGCGGGCGACCTGCGCGATCGGCTGGCACGGCTGTCAGGGCCAATTATGCGCCCTGCCCGCCCCGATCAGACGCAGGCTCCAGCGCCACAGCAAGCCAGGGCGAATAGCAGCCCACCCCCTTACCGCCTCCCCGTGATCGGCCAGCTCGTGACCGGCATGGGTGAAGTCAGCGACAGCGGCGTCCGCTCGCGTGGCCTCACCATCGCCGCGCAGCCCGGGGCGCAGGCCGTGGCGCCCACGGCGGGTCGCGTCGCCTTTGCCGGGCCATATCGCGGCTATGGCCAGATCCTCATCATCGACCATGGGCAGGGATGGACCACGCTGATCACCGGCCTGCACCGCGTGACGGCCCCGGTGGGCGAAGCCGTGCGGCAGGGCGATCCGGTGGGTGTGGCGGGCGCAGGACGACCCATGATCACGATCGAACTGCGCCGCAACGGCCGACCGGTGGACATCGTGCCGCTGGCGGGATTGGGTTAG